The following coding sequences are from one Macaca nemestrina isolate mMacNem1 chromosome 1, mMacNem.hap1, whole genome shotgun sequence window:
- the LOC105494971 gene encoding MOB kinase activator 3C: MALCLKQVFAKDKTFRPRKRFEPGTQRFELYKKAQASLKSGLDLRSVVRLPPGENIDDWIAVHVVDFFNRINLIYGTMAERCSETSCPVMAGGPRYEYRWQDERQYRRPAKLSAPRYMALLMDWIEGLINDEEVFPTRVGVPFPKNFQQVCTKILTRLFRVFVHVYIHHFDSILSMGAEAHVNTCYKHFYYFIREFSLVDQRELEPLREMTERICH, translated from the exons ATGGCCCTGTGCCTGAAGCAGGTGTTCGCCAAGGACAAGACGTTCCGGCCACGGAAGCGCTTTGAGCCGGGCACACAGCGCTTTGAGCTGTACAAGAAGGCACAGGCCTCTCTCAAGTCGGGCCTGGACCTGCGCAGTGTGGTGAGGCTGCCACCCGGGGAGAACATCGACGACTGGATCGCTGTGCATGTGGTGGACTTCTTCAACCGCATCAACCTCATCTACGGTACCATGGCTGAGCGCTGCAGTGAGACCAGCTGCCCGGTCATGGCCGGTGGGCCCCGCTACGAGTACCGCTGGCAAGATGAGCGCCAGTACCGGCGGCCGGCCAAGCTCTCTGCGCCGCGCTATATGGCATTGCTCATGGACTGGATCGAAGGCCTCATCAACGACGAAGAGGTCTTTCCCACGCGTGTTG GAGTTCCCTTCCCTAAGAACTTCCAGCAGGTCTGCACCAAGATCCTGACCCGCCTCTTCCGAGTCTTTGTCCATGTCTACATCCACCACTTCGATAGCATCCTCAGCATGGGGGCAGAGGCGCACGTCAACACCTGCTACAAGCACTTCTACTACTTCATCCGCGAGTTCAGTCTGGTGGACCAGCGGGAGCTGGAGCCACTG AGGGAGATGACAGAGCGGATCTGCCACTGA